A region of the Acidobacteriota bacterium genome:
ACATCACCTTCCCCGTGATCTACGATCCCTACCGCACCCTCGAGGACGCCGGCATGATCATGCTCGAGGCCTTCCACGAGGACGACCCCGGCGATCCGGTGACCCACCCCGCCACCTTTCGCATCCTCGACCTGTTGTGGGTCGAGCAACATGGAGCGGCCTCCGGCACCGAGATCTACGACTCCTGCGACGACAACGGCGTCGACGATCCGCCCCCGGGCTACTGGTTGCCCAAGGCCGGCGTTCCCCTCAACTGCGGCGTGAGCACCACCGCCTCCGATCACCTCGACCTCTTCGGCGACATCGAACGCTTGCCCGTGGACCAGGACGGCGACGGCATCGACGACAGCGTGGACTGCGCGGTCCTCGATCCCCTGGCGGGAACGCCCCTCGAGGTCGAGTCGTTGAGGGCCGAGACTGTCGGCGCCTCGACCACCCGATTCACCTGGACCCCGGCCTCGACGGCCGATCGCTACGACGTCGCTCGAGGTGCGCTCGGCACCGCCGACGATTTCCTCTGCCGCACGAACACCGACGACGACCCGACAGATACCGAGTTTCTCGAGCCCGCCGTTCCCGCCGCGGGAAGCGGCTGGCACTACCTGGTGCGAGCTCTCGACGACGCCTGCGGTGGAGCCGGTCCCTGGGGCGCCGACGCGGCGGCGGCGGCGTGCCCTTCGCCCTGACGACAGACCGAACCGGCGCCTTTCAGCGCAGGGCGTAGACGATGAAGTTGGCGATGCGCCGCTGCTCTTCGTAGTGCCGCCCGAGGAAATTCCGAAATTCCGGAAAGCGCACCATCTGCGTCCGGGAATCTTCGGGCTCGAAGCCGTTGCGATCGCGGGTACCGACGAGAACGAAGGCCGGAGGGTCCCTCCGGAGGTTCTCGATGAATTGCCGGCGACGCGTGGCGAGACTGCCCCAGGCCTGCGAAAGGGGGGAGTCGGTCAGCAGCAAGTGGTGGAAAGGGAAACGCGTGGCGGGGCGGCGATCGGCCAGGACATAGATACCGGGAGAAAGCCCCCAGACGAGCACCCTCTTCCCCAGCGGACAGTTTTTGCGCAGGTATTGCGCCACCTGCCGCTCGACGAGAGGAGAAAAAGGGCCGACCTGGAAAGAGGCCAGGTAACGCTCCTGAGTGATACGGCCGGAAAGCCGTCCCAGGTCGCGCCCGTAGACCCTGAACCAGGTGTTGCCTTCCACCAGGCCCGCCGCCGCCAGGGCCAGCATGGCGGCGACACGCAGCGGCCGGCGCCCTCCGGCGGCGGCCGTGGCCAGGGCGGCGACGCCTCGGGCAGCCAACAGGGCCAGGGGGGGAATGACGAGCAGGCAGTGATAACCCGCGATCTGCTTCTGGGCGATGACGGCGAAAGCCGCCAGCAGCAGCCAGGCCACCAACCAGTAGATCCGCCGCTCGCGGCGCAGGAAGGCGAAAGCCGCCCCGATGCCCGCGGCCAGAACCGCTGTCGGGACCGACAGCCCGATCCGGCGGATGAAATCCAGCCCGACACCCGCGAGGGAGGCACCGCCTCCGACCATCTCCGCATAGTGCCGGTTGTAGATGAAGACCGCGTCGACGAAATCACCAAAGGCGCCGTGCAGCGCAAACCATCCGGCCGCCAGGAGCCATGGCGCCAGGGTGCCCAGGGCGGCCAGCCCCGTCCTGCGCAGCACCACTTTCCACTCGAGTCCGGGCCACAAGGCCACAGGCCAGGCCGCCGCGACGATCAGCGCCGGTACCTTGTAGAGCCCCGCCACGCCCAACAGCACCCCCGACAGGAAGGCGCTGCGATCCCTTTCCCGCCCCCCGAGGAGAAACCACGCGGCCCCCAGCAGGGGAAGAGCCAGAAACTCCTCCGACTGGGAGCGACTGGTATAGCCTTCGAGGCCCGCGGACCACAATCCGGTGAAAACGAACACGGCTGCCGCCAGCCCCCCGGCCCGGCCCCACAAGCGGCGACCGAGGAGGAAAGCGCTCCCCGCGGTCAGCGCAAGCCAGGCGCCCTCGAACAGCCACATACCTCCCACCCCTCCCCCGGTGAGCACGAAAGCCAGTGGGTAGGTGTAGAGAATCAGCGGGGGCTTGCTGTCCCAAATGTCGCGATAGGGGAGTGCGCCCCGGGGAACCCACTTGCCGAAGCAGCCGAACAGGCCCTGGTCCATGCCGAAGGGCTCGACCGAACGAACGACCTGCATCGCCAGGAAGAAGATGATGAAGCCCAGGAGAGCGAGCCAGAACAGGCCGGAACCGCCCCGTTCGCGCCGCTTCTTCGCTTTTCTCGCCACGGACCTCCTCCCGCGGACATCTCCCGAATCCCGCGCGGAGAGCATAGCAGTCCACCGCGGGGAGGAAATGATGCTTGACCGCGGCCCGGGCTGCCCGTATGTCCTGCGCGCGTTTCACCGAACCTTCCCAGGGAGGGACCATGCCCCCGAGCGCCGGCGCCACCGTCGAAAAGCGTGAGTTTTTGGGCCACCCCGTCGGCCTGTATGTCCTGTTCTTCACCGAAATGTGGGAACGCTTCTCCTACTACGGCATGCGAGCGATCCTGATTCTCTACATGGTGCAGTACCTGGCCTGGTCCGACAGCCGGGCGGGAGGCATCTACGGCGACTACACGGGGCTGGTCTACATCACTCCCCTGCTGGGAGGTTTTCTGGCCGACCGCTACCTGGGTATGCGCCGGGCGATCCTGATCGGCGCCCTGATCATGGCGGCGGGCCAGGGCATGCTTGCGTTCCACGCCTGGCCTTCGGCGGCCGGCGGCAGCGGCGCGGGGGTCGCGCCACTCTACCTCGGACTGTTGCTGCTGATCGCGGGCAACGGATTTTTCAAGCCCAACATCTCGACCCTCGTCGGCCAACTCTACGAGCCGGGTGACGCCCGCCGGGACGCGGCGTTCACGATCTTCTACATGGGCATCAACATCGGCGCCTTCCTCGCCCCGCTGGTCTGCGGCACCCTGGCCCAGAGCGAGAACTTCGGCTGGCATTGGGGCTTCGGCGCGGCCTGCCTGGGCATGTTCCTGGGCTTCCTGATCTTCGCCTGGGGCCAGCGATTCCTGGGCGACCGCGGCCACGCTCCGGCACCCATCCAGCAACGGGAAGCCACATCCACGTCATCCGAAAGCCTGCCCCCCATGGGCATGGCCGAAAAAATGCGGCTGGCATGGATCGGCGTCGTGGGAGCCGCGGTCACCCTGGGCTTCGCCTACTGGTCCTGGAACGGCAGCCACAGCGCCGTCGACGCGGTGCGCGCGATGATCTGGCCGGGCACCGTCTTCGTCGTGATCGGCATGTACGTCTTCATGCTCGGCCGCTGCACCAGGGACGAGATCGGCCGCGTCAGCGTGATCTTCGCCCTCGGCACTTTCGTGATGATCTTCTGGGCCGCCTACGAGCAGGCCGGGTCCTCGTTGACGCTCTTCGCCGAACGCGCCACGCGCCTCGAGATCTTCGGTTTCTCCTTCGTGTCGAGCAACTTCCAGGCCCTTCCCGCGCTGCTGGTGATTCTCTTCGCCCCCGTGTTTTCGGCACTCTGGACGGCGCTGGCGCTCAAGGGAAAAGACCCGTCCACACCGGTCAAGATGGCCCTCGGATTGCTGTTCAACGCCGCGGGCTTTCTGGTCATGGTACAGGCCGCGCTGCTCGCCGCCGATGGACAGCGGGTCAGCCCCCTGTGGTTGTCGGCCTGCTACCTGCTGCAGGTGATGGGCGAGCTGTGCCTGAGCCCCATCGGCCTTTCGATGGTCACGCGCCTGGCTCCGGCCCGCTACGGGGCGATGCTGATGGGCGTCTGGTTCCTGGCCAACGCCTTCGCCGGCAAGCTCGCCGGGCTTGCCGGATCCCTGTACGAGAG
Encoded here:
- a CDS encoding peptide MFS transporter; its protein translation is MPPSAGATVEKREFLGHPVGLYVLFFTEMWERFSYYGMRAILILYMVQYLAWSDSRAGGIYGDYTGLVYITPLLGGFLADRYLGMRRAILIGALIMAAGQGMLAFHAWPSAAGGSGAGVAPLYLGLLLLIAGNGFFKPNISTLVGQLYEPGDARRDAAFTIFYMGINIGAFLAPLVCGTLAQSENFGWHWGFGAACLGMFLGFLIFAWGQRFLGDRGHAPAPIQQREATSTSSESLPPMGMAEKMRLAWIGVVGAAVTLGFAYWSWNGSHSAVDAVRAMIWPGTVFVVIGMYVFMLGRCTRDEIGRVSVIFALGTFVMIFWAAYEQAGSSLTLFAERATRLEIFGFSFVSSNFQALPALLVILFAPVFSALWTALALKGKDPSTPVKMALGLLFNAAGFLVMVQAALLAADGQRVSPLWLSACYLLQVMGELCLSPIGLSMVTRLAPARYGAMLMGVWFLANAFAGKLAGLAGSLYESLETPTLFGGTAGILIGFGLLLLLCAPWLKRKMAS